Proteins encoded within one genomic window of Spiroplasma endosymbiont of Agriotes lineatus:
- a CDS encoding Mbov_0401 family ICE element transposase-like protein: MLEINNNLKTPENKHWLNLFTTHKNMYTNKCEQLANEYEKLDEYLYLHHYRLKQGYKVVHFATRTIITIFGDVIFKRRRYKYWNQKSGKFEYVCLLDKEIGLLPKQRIYFDVQFKVLSLLGDGKRYRDVLDALNHCYISKGSISNILNKYDIAEYFQLAEKETKTRIDVKNKNLYIQLDETFLATLDQKVKQDQRIRLVTFHTGHKEKNYKNARRELENKRGHFLMLKVGKRINTMNYRDLLIKELQKHYVNINYDKIIVCGDGDTWIREIANSFGNVRYILDGYHAIKKLKQTAFNIIFENRKVTLNSWIKLYKDGNHQELIKNIRNVVKNELNKDIKTKLRKASNYFNNNKQGIHHQNLEWNIGCSIESDVSHLVKQQLGYGAKIYNHKNLNNLLHLRMANLNKLNVLHYINENINSEIAIRKEIYKSSLWNKYNKKNDDSWINKGRIVYTNKYITFK, translated from the coding sequence ATGTTAGAAATTAATAATAATTTAAAAACCCCAGAAAATAAGCATTGATTAAACTTATTTACAACCCATAAAAATATGTACACCAACAAATGTGAACAACTAGCTAATGAATACGAAAAATTAGATGAATACCTATATTTACATCATTATCGGTTAAAACAAGGTTATAAAGTAGTTCATTTTGCAACAAGAACAATTATTACAATTTTTGGTGATGTTATTTTTAAACGACGCCGATATAAATATTGAAATCAAAAATCAGGTAAATTTGAATATGTATGTTTGTTAGATAAAGAAATTGGCCTATTACCTAAACAACGCATTTATTTTGATGTCCAATTTAAAGTTTTAAGTCTTCTGGGTGATGGTAAACGCTATCGTGATGTTTTAGATGCTCTAAATCATTGTTATATTTCAAAAGGTAGTATTTCAAATATTTTAAATAAATACGATATTGCCGAATATTTTCAACTAGCAGAAAAAGAAACTAAAACTAGAATTGATGTCAAAAATAAGAATTTATATATTCAACTAGATGAAACATTTTTGGCGACATTAGATCAGAAAGTTAAACAAGACCAAAGAATTCGTTTAGTTACTTTTCATACCGGACATAAAGAAAAAAATTACAAAAATGCTCGTAGAGAATTAGAAAACAAACGAGGTCATTTTCTAATGTTAAAAGTTGGTAAACGAATAAATACGATGAATTATCGTGATTTATTAATTAAGGAATTACAAAAACATTATGTAAATATTAATTATGACAAAATAATTGTTTGTGGCGATGGTGATACTTGAATTAGAGAAATTGCCAATAGTTTTGGTAATGTTAGATATATTTTAGATGGTTATCATGCTATTAAAAAATTAAAACAAACTGCATTTAATATTATTTTTGAAAATCGCAAAGTAACACTAAATAGTTGAATTAAATTATATAAGGATGGAAATCATCAAGAATTAATCAAAAACATTCGTAATGTTGTTAAAAATGAATTAAATAAAGATATTAAAACAAAGTTAAGGAAGGCTAGTAATTATTTCAATAATAATAAGCAAGGTATTCATCATCAAAATTTAGAATGAAATATCGGTTGCAGCATTGAAAGTGATGTATCACATTTAGTAAAACAACAATTAGGATATGGAGCAAAAATATATAATCATAAGAATTTAAATAACCTATTACATTTAAGAATGGCAAATTTAAACAAATTAAATGTATTACATTACATTAATGAAAATATTAATTCAGAAATAGCAATCAGAAAAGAAATATATAAAAGTTCATTATGAAATAAATATAATAAGAAAAATGATGATAGTTGAATTAATAAAGGTAGAATTGTATATACAAATAAATATATTACATTTAAGTAA
- a CDS encoding PQQ-binding-like beta-propeller repeat protein: MKKLLSLLSTITIAGSGMSGIVANSPYPTPTQEKIENINNKRQKRSNNENNKINRTKIVIKTGGHIFSSGVVFNSKLYFGSWDGNVYEYDPATGQQKIVIKANSIVFSSGVVFNNKIYFGSHDHNVYEYDPATGQQKILITLKDEVLSSGVVVVLNNKLYFGSGDHNVYEYDPVIGQQKIVIKANNVIHSSGVVFNNKLYIGSHDHNVYEYDPATGQQMVIITTKGEIFASGIILNNKLYFGSKDHNVYEYDPATGQQKTVIKTEEGIWSSGVVFNNKLYFGSIDHKVYEYDPATGQQKVVITTNGEIKSSGIVFNNKLYIGSGDHNVYEYSATGQQKIVIRTNNWVDSSGVVFNNKLYIGSGDGNVYEYSNYDLNSNLGEISNNFDNIILSELNYLNPDLDISLLEIVNKTNNSAIIKEKNNSNNKYFGEVIVNYKIKNKDEINDINLNELIKRAVFFKFRDENPNLIFKEISNVNSNNLNFSNTEITKQENSFLWSNVPKNVCSDREITNKTPNTRSFNVPACEYNSKSKLVFQITTGLTKTKQENKLNGWNINSDDEMKLTDFTNINNKNSEIINVLSNEFDLSNTNKQEQEMILSIFKEPADKFELNPNEKLKITYQVRIITSKVILNLKQKITGNITAKIIDDNNKEQIVTLSIKEAMQILQKYSLLPDKITIDKNNDNITFNGEAFFSSEREGPVRTNTVTTIV, from the coding sequence ATGAAAAAATTACTTAGTTTATTAAGTACAATAACAATAGCAGGAAGCGGAATGTCGGGCATTGTTGCCAATAGTCCGTATCCAACTCCAACACAAGAAAAAATAGAAAATATAAATAATAAAAGACAAAAACGAAGCAATAATGAAAATAATAAAATAAATAGAACAAAAATTGTTATTAAAACAGGTGGGCACATTTTTTCTTCGGGTGTGGTTTTCAACAGTAAATTATATTTTGGTTCATGAGATGGTAATGTTTATGAGTATGATCCAGCAACAGGACAACAAAAAATTGTTATTAAAGCAAATAGTATTGTTTTTTCTTCGGGTGTAGTTTTCAACAATAAAATATATTTTGGTTCACATGATCACAATGTATATGAATATGATCCAGCAACAGGACAACAAAAAATTTTGATCACACTAAAGGATGAAGTTCTTTCTTCGGGGGTCGTGGTCGTGTTAAATAATAAATTATATTTTGGTTCAGGTGATCATAATGTATATGAGTATGATCCAGTAATAGGCCAACAAAAAATTGTTATTAAAGCAAATAATGTCATTCATTCTTCTGGTGTGGTTTTCAACAATAAATTATATATTGGTTCACATGATCACAATGTATATGAATATGATCCAGCAACAGGACAACAAATGGTTATCATTACAACAAAGGGCGAGATTTTTGCTAGTGGAATTATTTTAAATAATAAATTATATTTTGGTTCAAAAGATCATAATGTATATGAATATGATCCAGCAACAGGACAACAAAAAACTGTCATAAAAACAGAAGAAGGAATTTGATCTTCTGGTGTGGTTTTCAACAATAAATTATATTTTGGTTCAATAGATCACAAAGTATATGAATATGATCCAGCAACAGGACAACAAAAAGTTGTCATTACAACAAATGGAGAAATTAAATCTTCTGGGATAGTTTTCAACAATAAATTATATATTGGTTCAGGAGATCACAATGTTTATGAATATTCAGCAACAGGACAACAAAAAATTGTTATTAGAACAAATAACTGAGTTGATTCTTCTGGTGTGGTTTTCAACAATAAATTATATATTGGTTCAGGAGATGGTAATGTTTATGAATACAGTAATTATGATTTAAATTCTAATTTAGGAGAAATTAGTAATAATTTTGATAATATAATTTTAAGTGAATTAAATTATTTAAATCCTGATTTAGATATTTCACTATTAGAAATAGTTAACAAAACAAATAATTCAGCGATAATAAAAGAAAAAAATAATAGTAATAATAAATATTTTGGAGAAGTTATTGTTAATTATAAAATTAAAAATAAAGATGAAATTAATGATATTAATTTAAACGAATTAATTAAAAGAGCAGTATTTTTTAAGTTTCGAGATGAAAATCCAAATTTAATATTTAAAGAAATAAGTAATGTTAATAGTAATAATTTAAATTTTTCAAATACTGAAATAACAAAACAAGAAAATTCATTTTTATGATCTAATGTTCCTAAAAATGTATGTTCTGATAGAGAAATTACCAATAAAACTCCAAATACAAGATCATTTAATGTACCCGCTTGTGAATATAATTCAAAATCAAAATTAGTATTTCAAATTACAACAGGATTAACTAAAACAAAACAAGAAAATAAATTAAATGGTTGAAACATAAATTCTGATGATGAAATGAAATTAACAGATTTTACAAATATAAATAATAAAAATTCTGAAATCATTAATGTATTATCAAATGAATTTGATTTATCAAACACAAATAAACAAGAACAAGAAATGATTTTAAGTATTTTTAAGGAACCCGCTGATAAATTTGAACTTAATCCCAATGAAAAATTAAAAATTACTTATCAAGTAAGAATAATTACATCTAAAGTTATATTAAATTTAAAACAAAAAATTACAGGAAATATTACTGCCAAAATAATTGATGATAACAATAAAGAACAAATAGTTACATTATCAATTAAAGAAGCGATGCAAATATTACAAAAATATAGCTTATTGCCAGATAAAATTACTATAGATAAAAACAATGATAACATAACTTTTAATGGGGAAGCATTTTTTTCATCAGAAAGAGAAGGGCCAGTAAGAACAAATACAGTTACTACTATAGTATAA